A part of Oxyura jamaicensis isolate SHBP4307 breed ruddy duck chromosome 20 unlocalized genomic scaffold, BPBGC_Ojam_1.0 oxy20_random_OJ93786, whole genome shotgun sequence genomic DNA contains:
- the LOC118158147 gene encoding E3 ubiquitin-protein ligase RNF182-like yields SSSRSALPGQRCGGCGGCWRSLRLGSLRSVAGSAPLASPWGVRRRRHPACLHGQGCSPRMAGDRPPAASPPGAPGQDAAPVRRPGTMTHTDGTRGSSQPPALAAHEPECQICYSRYDARARRPKLLRCGHRLCARCLRKMVALGEASPRRLCCPFCRRHSPVPGGDAQWLQDDSEGLAGREGAQKRAPPTTPEVLLCPSVLEPLAEPSPSSDCLVVTILQVPEDVVPPEGLRGLDVVQLYRPSSPVALPSRGPAPKGRSWTWRAAPRCLLGTLCLLYCSSLPFGIYLLLTEHHSLGAALVSLLPASLLLCISYSLCQCLCREIFAFPSS; encoded by the exons CATCCTCCTCCCGCTCCGCGTTGCCAGGCCAACGCTGCGGAGGATGCGGAGGATGCTGGCGGTCCCTGCGCCTGGGCAGCCTCCGCAGCGTGGCGGGCAGCGCGCCCCTCGCCTCTCCATGGGGTGTGCGCCGCCGCCGGCACCCGGCCTGCCTCCACGGGCAGGGCTGCAGTCCCCGCATGGCTGGGGACCGACCCCCTGCTGCATCCCCCCCGGGAGCCCCGGGACAGGACGCAG cccccgtcCGCCGCCCCGGCACCATGACCCACACGGACGGCACGcggggcagctcccagccgcCGGCGCTCGCGGCCCACGAGCCGGAGTGCCAGATCTGCTACAGCCGCTACGACGCCCGTGCCCGCAGACCCAAGCTGCTCCGCTGCGGCCACCGCCTCTGCGCCAGGTGCCTGCGCAAGATGGTGGCGCTGGGGGAAGCGTCGCCCCGCCGGCTCTGCTGCCCCTTCTGCCGCCGGCACAGCCCGGTGCCCGGCGGGGACGCGCAGTGGCTGCAGGACGACAGCGAGGGGCTGGCGGGCCGTGAGGGGGCCCAGAAGCGGGCCCCCCCCACAACCCCCGAggtcctgctctgccccagtGTGCTGGAGCCCCTGGCAGAGCCCTCGCCCAGCTCCGACTGCCTGGTCGTCACCATCCTGCAGGTGCCTGAGGACGTGGTGCCGCCCGAGGGGCTGCGTGGGCTGGACGTGGTCCAGCTCTACCGCCCCAGCAGCCCGGTCGCGCTGCCCAGCCGCGGCCCCGCGCCCAAGGGCCGCTCGTGGACGTGGCGAGCGGCCCCGCGCTGCCTGCTGGGCACGCTCTGCCTCCTCtactgcagctccctgccctttGGCATCTACCTCCTGCTCACTGAGCACCACAGCCTGGGCGCTGCGCTGGTCAGCCTCCTGCccgcctccctcctcctctgcatcTCCTACAGCCTCTGCCAGTGCCTGTGCCGGGAGATTTTTGCCTTCCCCTCATCCTGA